The Cucurbita pepo subsp. pepo cultivar mu-cu-16 unplaced genomic scaffold, ASM280686v2 Cp4.1_scaffold000451, whole genome shotgun sequence genomic interval AAGGCAAGAAATTAGCAATCTTTGCTTTGTAATGacaatcttttttcttccgcCTTCTGAAAAAGCATAATTTATAGACAAGAGTCATACACGTGAATTTCACCAAAACTTCAAAGGTTTGCTGTTCATATTGAAGCACCAGCaaattgacatttttcatACCACCATTACACTGATTGCATGTTTTTGTTACTgaaaatatacatttatttttgttatgattttctttttggttattttgaaCCATTCATTTGATAAGATGCATCTAATGTAGTACAGGACAAGTTCCATTGGCTGCTTTTGGATTTGTGGTGGCGACTCATCTATCTCTTTATCCTATAATTCTTATAATTCCGGTATGATTGTTCTGTCTTGGGTGTTTGTAAGACAATATATAATTTGCTTGCTCATGGATTCTTCTAATATAGTTGCTATGTTCTCCTTCTTCCCCCCAGGTAGTCCTTCTACTAGGTAATGGCTTAGATGCTCCTCCTAGGAAATTGTTCTTGCAAAGGAGTAGTAGTAGAGTTGTTGTGGGACCTTCACGTGATAGCTGTAGCCAGCAGGAGGAAGTGATCAATCAGTCTGAAGTACCAAATGGTTTCTCATTGAGACCAGTCATGTATTTCTTATTATgggtttctttattttctgtGTATCTGCTGCTTCTCTGTG includes:
- the LOC111785333 gene encoding uncharacterized protein LOC111785333 is translated as MSNVIICLMLAEFFPAGDIASLVYLWNPFTIVACVGLSTSPIENLAIVLTLYGASKGQVPLAAFGFVVATHLSLYPIILIIPVVLLLGNGLDAPPRKLFLQRSSSRVVVGPSRDSCSQQEEVINQSEVPNGFSLRPVMYFLLWVSLFSVYLLLLCGVSLKQFGGLWEMFRRYGFFI